In Lycium ferocissimum isolate CSIRO_LF1 chromosome 11, AGI_CSIRO_Lferr_CH_V1, whole genome shotgun sequence, a single genomic region encodes these proteins:
- the LOC132037095 gene encoding DNA-directed RNA polymerases II, IV and V subunit 6A-like yields the protein MTGKGKDVKQCWRYVDEPLDPEPDEGAEIEEDNANPEEIPDPLLGEAEEKTEQEPVERPRKTSKFMTKYERARILGTRALQISMNAPVMVELEGETDPLEIAMKELRERKIPFTIRRYLPDGSYEDWGVDELIVEDSWKRQVGGT from the exons ATACGTGGACGAGCCATTGGATCCTGAGCCTGAT GAAGGAGCAGAGATTGAAGAAGATAATGCTAACCCTGAGGAGATACCAGACCCCCTATTGGGTGAAGCTGAGGAAAAAACCGAGCAAGAGCCTGTGGAACGACCTCGGAAAACATCAAAATTTATGACAAAATATGAACGTGCAAGAATCCTGGGAACCCGTGCTCTCCAGATCAG CATGAATGCGCCTGTGATGGTTGAGTTGGAGGGGGAGACTGACCCACTTGAG ATTGCAATGAAAGAGCTCCGAGAGAGGAAGATACCATTCACAATTCGTCGTTACTTGCCTGATGGAAG TTATGAAGATTGGGGAGTCGATGAATTGATTGTTGAGGATTCATGGAAGAGACAAGTCGGAGGAACTTAA
- the LOC132038593 gene encoding putative late blight resistance protein homolog R1A-3: MTERDVISIVGMPGLGKTTLAKKVFNDEKVSNYFDKRAWCYVSEVYKRKDLLLEILSQVLEDADEATKMKDDADLAELLYRKLKRKRYLIVVDDLWDIKAWDDLQRSFPDDDNGSRIMITTRLQDLASQIESDTKPDNHPTPLRFFTVEESWELLRKKVFPTDCCPEKLKELGMLIAKGCLGLPLVVTLVAGLLARTEKKEVW; encoded by the coding sequence ATGACAGAGCGTGATGTAATTTCAATTGTTGGAATGCCTGGACTTGGCAAGACCACTCTTGCAAAAAAAGTGTTCAATGATGAAAAGGTTTCTAATTACTTTGACAAACGTGCATGGTGTTATGTTTCTGAAGTATATAAAAGGAAAGATTTGCTCTTGGAGATTTTATCCCAAGTTCTCGAGGATGCTGATGAAGCGACTAAAATGAAAGATGATGCAGATTTAGCTGAACTGTTGTATAGAAAGTTAAAGAGGAAGAGGTACCTAATTGTCGTAGACGATCTTTGGGATATCAAGGCTTGGGATGACTTGCAGAGGTCATTTCCAGATGATGATAATGGTAGTAGAATAATGATTACAACTCGACTGCAAGATTTGGCTTCACAAATTGAATCTGATACGAAGCCTGACAATCATCCCACTCCTCTTCGTTTTTTCACTGTTGAAGAAAGTTGGGAGTTATTACGTAAGAAGGTTTTTCCAACAGATTGCTGCCCAGAAAAACTAAAGGAACTAGGAATGCTAATTGCAAAAGGTTGTCTAGGACTTCCTCTTGTTGTTACTCTGGTAGCTGGGCTTCTGGCTAGAACAGAAAAGAAAGAGGTTTGGTGA
- the LOC132038590 gene encoding putative late blight resistance protein homolog R1A-4 isoform X2, with protein MAYSIVDDLLKCLEYCVDSHEVSPSEMDDQIQTLKMDLRLLRTFLMCSACRYVEDSESKSVLMHVEGLVRNAESDFQSLYTKSINGNMPTSMAQLVTNAMEKVNILKAEITQVYATVLISNFSHSLFCDKFVVEFTDCVLENLKDLRECIAAYFPMNGEIITLETKLIFLKNFLRFVAKLSVENEKFQDLLAHASDVISDAAHLSYRCFIGNASEPAECGTNNDAISSLVRRIIPINCDVIHYYIPCQKNTLAVEELDAGFLDFLLDTLAELVNYFSNYNINGLVEDLMFLKNYLSDLPEQYPELEEITLIKAEVHLMDLPGPKWMATLKERIQILYEEVVFLQALLNAPDDCRSLGSELNVLFTQGRATVKMVGSLIMSLSNKESNEDMLNKMELATSGFLERTRIMKTLARDIFGRGSFKFPKTNDLGFLNSFLGNLKELLLHKVDLVPFPKHHIARVHDTLEYLKKNLWDVIKQNNELKNLKARVMQAAYEAEYAIDSFLVMDRNIWCSVVEMSDIVEQLKLVQAELLTYLQHQNLKRFVMLEGFPAVYHHELMLKQSMMMI; from the exons ATGGCCTACAGTATTGTTGATGATCTCTTGAAATGTCTGGAATATTGTGTAGACAGTCATGAAGTCTCGCCTTCTGAGATGGATGATCAAATCCAGACCCTTAAAATGGATTTAAGGCTTCTGAGGACTTTCCTTATGTGTTCAGCTTGTCGGTACGTTGAGGATAGCGAATCAAAAAGTGTGTTGATGCATGTGGAAGGTCTGGTGCGAAATGCGGAATCAGATTTTCAATCTCTCTATACTAAGAGTATAAATGGAAACATGCCTACTAGCATGGCTCAACTGGTTACCAATGCCATGGAAAAGGTTAATATTTTGAAAGCAGAAATTACACAGGTCTATGCAACTGTTTTGATCTCAAATTTTTCTCATTCACTTTTTTGTGACAAATTTGTTGTGGAATTCACTGATTGTGTACTGGAAAATTTAAAGGATTTAAGGGAATGTATCGCAGCTTATTTTCCTATGAATGGGGAAATTATAACTCTTGAAACAAAGCTAATATTCCTGAAGAATTTCTTAAGGTTTGTAGCGAAGCTGTCcgttgaaaatgagaaatttcaaGATCTTTTGGCTCATGCATCGGATGTGATCAGTGATGCAGCACATCTATCTTATAGGTGTTTTATTGGCAATGCAAGTGAACCAGCTGAATGCGGAACTAATAATGATGCCATTTCCTCTTTGGTTCGACGAATCATTCCTATCAACTGTGATGTCATTCATTATTATATTCCCTGTCAGAAGAACACTTTAGCAGTGGAAGAACTTGATGctggttttcttgattttctcctGGACACTCTTGCAGAGCTAGTAAACTATTTTTCAAACTATAATATCAATGGCCTTGTTGAAGACTTGATGTTTCTGAAAAATTATCTCTCAGATCTTCCGGAGCAGTATCCTGAGTTG GAAGAAATCACGCTTATCAAGGCAGAGGTGCATCTCATGGATCTTCCGGGACCTAAGTGGATGGCTACTTTGAAGGAACGAATTCAAATTCTTTATGAGGAAGTGGTGTTTCTGCAAGCTCTCCTTAATGCACCAGACGACTGCCGTTCTCTTGGAAGTGAACTAAATGTTTTGTTCACACAAGGGCGGGCTACAGTGAAGATGGTCGGATCACTTATTATGTCACTCAGTAATAAGGAATCGAATGAAGACATGCTGAACAAAATGGAGTTAGCCACTTCTGGTTTTCTAGAAAGAACTAGAATCATGAAGACATTGGCCAGAGATATTTTTGGAAGAGGTTCATTCAAGTTCCCCAAGACTAATGACCTAGGCTTTCTCAATTCCTTCTTAGGAAATCTGAAAGAACTCCTCCTCCATAAAGTTGATCTGGTTCCTTTCCCCAAACATCATATTGCAAGAGTGCATGACACATTAGAGTATCTGAAGAAGAACCTCTGGGATGTTATCAAGCAGAACAATGAGCTAAAGAATCTGAAGGCACGTGTTATGCAAGCGGCCTATGAGGCGGAATATGCTATTGACTCATTTTTGGTTATGGATCGGAACATCTGGTGTAGTGTGGTTGAGATGTCTGACATTGTAGAACAACTTAAGTTGGTCCAGGCAGAGTTGTTGACATATCTGCAACACCAAAATTTGAAACGGTTTGTGATGTTGGAGGGGTTTCCAGCTGTGTATCATCACGAACTAATGCTCAAACaatcgatgatgatgatttag
- the LOC132038590 gene encoding uncharacterized protein LOC132038590 isoform X1: MAYSIVDDLLKCLEYCVDSHEVSPSEMDDQIQTLKMDLRLLRTFLMCSACRYVEDSESKSVLMHVEGLVRNAESDFQSLYTKSINGNMPTSMAQLVTNAMEKVNILKAEITQVYATVLISNFSHSLFCDKFVVEFTDCVLENLKDLRECIAAYFPMNGEIITLETKLIFLKNFLRFVAKLSVENEKFQDLLAHASDVISDAAHLSYRCFIGNASEPAECGTNNDAISSLVRRIIPINCDVIHYYIPCQKNTLAVEELDAGFLDFLLDTLAELVNYFSNYNINGLVEDLMFLKNYLSDLPEQYPELVKLILIHIASIARNITPSIFFLYTDGVDEEVARHSTGRLTFLQEEITLIKAEVHLMDLPGPKWMATLKERIQILYEEVVFLQALLNAPDDCRSLGSELNVLFTQGRATVKMVGSLIMSLSNKESNEDMLNKMELATSGFLERTRIMKTLARDIFGRGSFKFPKTNDLGFLNSFLGNLKELLLHKVDLVPFPKHHIARVHDTLEYLKKNLWDVIKQNNELKNLKARVMQAAYEAEYAIDSFLVMDRNIWCSVVEMSDIVEQLKLVQAELLTYLQHQNLKRFVMLEGFPAVYHHELMLKQSMMMI, encoded by the coding sequence ATGGCCTACAGTATTGTTGATGATCTCTTGAAATGTCTGGAATATTGTGTAGACAGTCATGAAGTCTCGCCTTCTGAGATGGATGATCAAATCCAGACCCTTAAAATGGATTTAAGGCTTCTGAGGACTTTCCTTATGTGTTCAGCTTGTCGGTACGTTGAGGATAGCGAATCAAAAAGTGTGTTGATGCATGTGGAAGGTCTGGTGCGAAATGCGGAATCAGATTTTCAATCTCTCTATACTAAGAGTATAAATGGAAACATGCCTACTAGCATGGCTCAACTGGTTACCAATGCCATGGAAAAGGTTAATATTTTGAAAGCAGAAATTACACAGGTCTATGCAACTGTTTTGATCTCAAATTTTTCTCATTCACTTTTTTGTGACAAATTTGTTGTGGAATTCACTGATTGTGTACTGGAAAATTTAAAGGATTTAAGGGAATGTATCGCAGCTTATTTTCCTATGAATGGGGAAATTATAACTCTTGAAACAAAGCTAATATTCCTGAAGAATTTCTTAAGGTTTGTAGCGAAGCTGTCcgttgaaaatgagaaatttcaaGATCTTTTGGCTCATGCATCGGATGTGATCAGTGATGCAGCACATCTATCTTATAGGTGTTTTATTGGCAATGCAAGTGAACCAGCTGAATGCGGAACTAATAATGATGCCATTTCCTCTTTGGTTCGACGAATCATTCCTATCAACTGTGATGTCATTCATTATTATATTCCCTGTCAGAAGAACACTTTAGCAGTGGAAGAACTTGATGctggttttcttgattttctcctGGACACTCTTGCAGAGCTAGTAAACTATTTTTCAAACTATAATATCAATGGCCTTGTTGAAGACTTGATGTTTCTGAAAAATTATCTCTCAGATCTTCCGGAGCAGTATCCTGAGTTGGTAAAGTTGATACTGATACATATTGCATCAATCGCCCGTAATATTACTCCCTCGATTTTCTTCCTTTACACAGATGGTGTGGATGAAGAAGTTGCTAGACATAGTACCGGACGCCTTACGTTTTTGCAGGAAGAAATCACGCTTATCAAGGCAGAGGTGCATCTCATGGATCTTCCGGGACCTAAGTGGATGGCTACTTTGAAGGAACGAATTCAAATTCTTTATGAGGAAGTGGTGTTTCTGCAAGCTCTCCTTAATGCACCAGACGACTGCCGTTCTCTTGGAAGTGAACTAAATGTTTTGTTCACACAAGGGCGGGCTACAGTGAAGATGGTCGGATCACTTATTATGTCACTCAGTAATAAGGAATCGAATGAAGACATGCTGAACAAAATGGAGTTAGCCACTTCTGGTTTTCTAGAAAGAACTAGAATCATGAAGACATTGGCCAGAGATATTTTTGGAAGAGGTTCATTCAAGTTCCCCAAGACTAATGACCTAGGCTTTCTCAATTCCTTCTTAGGAAATCTGAAAGAACTCCTCCTCCATAAAGTTGATCTGGTTCCTTTCCCCAAACATCATATTGCAAGAGTGCATGACACATTAGAGTATCTGAAGAAGAACCTCTGGGATGTTATCAAGCAGAACAATGAGCTAAAGAATCTGAAGGCACGTGTTATGCAAGCGGCCTATGAGGCGGAATATGCTATTGACTCATTTTTGGTTATGGATCGGAACATCTGGTGTAGTGTGGTTGAGATGTCTGACATTGTAGAACAACTTAAGTTGGTCCAGGCAGAGTTGTTGACATATCTGCAACACCAAAATTTGAAACGGTTTGTGATGTTGGAGGGGTTTCCAGCTGTGTATCATCACGAACTAATGCTCAAACaatcgatgatgatgatttag